From the genome of Polyodon spathula isolate WHYD16114869_AA chromosome 14, ASM1765450v1, whole genome shotgun sequence, one region includes:
- the LOC121327318 gene encoding putative serine protease K12H4.7, which produces MFSADAICSSAQMSMVAPSVADAVMQTNENYGDYDITSSQIVFPNGSIDPWNMLGITKDINDDLPTIFVKGTAHCANMYPA; this is translated from the exons ATGTTCTCTGCAGATGCCATCTGCAGCAGTGCTCAGATGTCTATGGTAGCTCCTTCAGTTGCTGACGCTGTTATGCAAACCAATGAAAACTATGGTGACTATGACATCACAAGCAGTCAGATAGTGTTCCCCAATGGTTCCATTGATCCCTGGAACATGCTTGGAATCACCAAAGACATAAACGATGACCTCCCAACCATCTTTGTTAAAG GCACTGCTCATTGTGCTAACATGTACCCTGCCTGA
- the LOC121326927 gene encoding glia-derived nexin-like isoform X1 encodes MGHLSVLLLVGVAVSSVCSQYSGESGSDIGIQVFDQLAKSRPQDNLVLSPHGIANVLGMLQLGAEGKTKKQLVTAMRYNVNGSFKMLKRVQKSLASGKNKDLVTIANAMFAQSGFKMEDAFVSSNREVFQCESRSLDFNDPNRAAASVNHWVSNRTRGMIDNLVSPDMLSSALTRLVAVNAIYFKGMWKSRFQPSNTKKRNFNGGDGQVYQVPMMSQLSVFNIGSTSTPDGLQYTVIELPYHGNSMSMLIALPVEDSTPLSAIIPHISTKTIQRWMELMRQRKVRLVIPRFTAEAETDLKAPLLALGITDMFDQKANFRSITKSEQLSVSQALQKARLEVNEDGTKASAATAAILLARSSPPWVIVDRPFLFFVRHNPTGTVLFMGQINKP; translated from the exons ATGGGACATCTCTCTGTTCTCCTCCTCGTTGGAGTGGCAGTGTCTTCTGTTTGCTCTCAGTACTCTGGAGAGTCTGGCTCTGACATCGGGATCCAGGTCTTCGATCAGCTTGCAAAGTCCAGACCGCAGGACAATCTCGTCCTGTCTCCTCACGGGATAGCAAACGTGCTTGGAATGCTGCAGCTTGGAGCAGAAGGAAAGACCAAGAAGCAGCTTGTGACAGCTATGAGATACAATGTGAACG gatcttttaaaatgctgaaaaGAGTACAGAAGAGCCTAGCCTCTGGGAAGAATAAAGACCTTGTTACCATAGCCAATGCAATGTTTGCACAGAGCGGTTTTAAAATGGAAGATGCCTTTGTCTCCAGTAACAGAGAGGTATTTCAATGTGAAAGCAGAAGTTTGGATTTTAATGATCCTAACCGGGCCGCAGCTTCTGTCAATCACTGGGTTTCAAACCGAACCAGAG gtatgATTGACAACCTTGTATCTCCTGACATGCTCAGTAGTGCCCTAACAAGGCTAGTAGCGGTGAATGCCATTTACTTCAAAGGCATGTGGAAATCTCGGTTTCAGCCCAGTAACACAAAGAAGCGCAATTTTAATGGTGGAGATGGGCAAGTATACCAAGTGCCCATGATGTCACAGCTGTCTGTATTCAACATTG GCTCAACAAGCACCCCTGATGGTTTGCAATACACGGTCATTGAGCTGCCTTACCATGGAAACAGTATGAGTATGTTAATTGCCTTGCCCGTGGAAGACAGCACTCCTCTGTCAGCTATCATTCCTCACATCAGCACAAAAACTATTCAGCGCTGGATGGAACTGATGCGCCAAAGAAAGGTTCGGCTGGTCATTCCGAG GTTTACTGCCGAGGCAGAAACTGATTTGAAGGCGCCTCTCTTGGCTCTTGGTATCACAGACATGTTTGATCAGAAGGCAAACTTCAGAAGCATTACGA AGTCTGAACAACTCAGTGTTTCCCAAGCATTGCAGAAAGCTAGACTTGAGGTGAATGAAGATGGAACAAAAGCATCTGCTGCAACTG CTGCTATTTTACTGGCCCGGTCTTCCCCTCCATGGGTCATTGTAGACAGACCTTTCCTTTTCTTTGTTCGACACAACCCAACAG GTACGGTGCTGTTTATGGGACAAATTAACAAGCCGTAG
- the LOC121326927 gene encoding glia-derived nexin-like isoform X2, with the protein MGHLSVLLLVGVAVSSVCSQYSGESGSDIGIQVFDQLAKSRPQDNLVLSPHGIANVLGMLQLGAEGKTKKQLVTAMRYNVNGSFKMLKRVQKSLASGKNKDLVTIANAMFAQSGFKMEDAFVSSNREVFQCESRSLDFNDPNRAAASVNHWVSNRTRGMIDNLVSPDMLSSALTRLVAVNAIYFKGMWKSRFQPSNTKKRNFNGGDGQVYQVPMMSQLSVFNIGSTSTPDGLQYTVIELPYHGNSMSMLIALPVEDSTPLSAIIPHISTKTIQRWMELMRQRKVRLVIPRFTAEAETDLKAPLLALGITDMFDQKANFRSITRSH; encoded by the exons ATGGGACATCTCTCTGTTCTCCTCCTCGTTGGAGTGGCAGTGTCTTCTGTTTGCTCTCAGTACTCTGGAGAGTCTGGCTCTGACATCGGGATCCAGGTCTTCGATCAGCTTGCAAAGTCCAGACCGCAGGACAATCTCGTCCTGTCTCCTCACGGGATAGCAAACGTGCTTGGAATGCTGCAGCTTGGAGCAGAAGGAAAGACCAAGAAGCAGCTTGTGACAGCTATGAGATACAATGTGAACG gatcttttaaaatgctgaaaaGAGTACAGAAGAGCCTAGCCTCTGGGAAGAATAAAGACCTTGTTACCATAGCCAATGCAATGTTTGCACAGAGCGGTTTTAAAATGGAAGATGCCTTTGTCTCCAGTAACAGAGAGGTATTTCAATGTGAAAGCAGAAGTTTGGATTTTAATGATCCTAACCGGGCCGCAGCTTCTGTCAATCACTGGGTTTCAAACCGAACCAGAG gtatgATTGACAACCTTGTATCTCCTGACATGCTCAGTAGTGCCCTAACAAGGCTAGTAGCGGTGAATGCCATTTACTTCAAAGGCATGTGGAAATCTCGGTTTCAGCCCAGTAACACAAAGAAGCGCAATTTTAATGGTGGAGATGGGCAAGTATACCAAGTGCCCATGATGTCACAGCTGTCTGTATTCAACATTG GCTCAACAAGCACCCCTGATGGTTTGCAATACACGGTCATTGAGCTGCCTTACCATGGAAACAGTATGAGTATGTTAATTGCCTTGCCCGTGGAAGACAGCACTCCTCTGTCAGCTATCATTCCTCACATCAGCACAAAAACTATTCAGCGCTGGATGGAACTGATGCGCCAAAGAAAGGTTCGGCTGGTCATTCCGAG GTTTACTGCCGAGGCAGAAACTGATTTGAAGGCGCCTCTCTTGGCTCTTGGTATCACAGACATGTTTGATCAGAAGGCAAACTTCAGAAGCATTACGA GATCTCATTAA